CGATGTTCTTCTTCTGGGCCACCAGCACCTCCCGGTCCCCCGCCTTCGCATAGAACTCCAGCGAGTCGAGGAAGGAGAAGTCCTGATCCGCCGGCGTGAGGATCTTCAGTTGCAGGGACTTCAGCTTCGCGGAGGACACCTGCTCCTTGGAGACGCCCTGGTTCTGGAAGTCCTGGTTCTGGTCGAAATCGATGCTGGAGAAGCTCCCGATGGCCGGAAAGGCATCGAGCACGGTGGAGATGCCCGTGGGGTCTCCTGGCACGCTCGTCTCGCCCTTCACCTCCGCGACGAAGGTGGGAGGCCCGCAGGCCACGAGCGAGAGCAGGGCACACACGGTGAGTACGGATGTGAGTCGCATGGTGCACAGTCTAACGGCCGTCCGGGCGGGCCGTCACCGCTCGACCAGGCTGGCCGCCCTCTCGTGGACAGGGCATGCGGTCGGAGCCCGGAGTATGGTGCGCCCGTTGAAACGGCTCCTCTCCACGCTCGTGGTGCTTTGCCTGGCGCTCGCCGGTGGCGCGCACGCCGCCGACCTGGAGGGAGCGCTGCGCGTGACGGGCCGGACGCTGCTGGACGGGAACGCGCCGCGCGACTTCTCCAAGGGGCGCCTGGGCTCCGGCGCCGCGGACCTGGTGTTCAGCCTGCTGGCCTCGGGCGAGGGCCGCTACACCGCGGACCGCTGGCAGCTGGTGGGCCGCTACGACGGGGGCGGCCGCAAGTACCTCACCTTCTCCGACGAGGACGTGCTGGTGCAGGCCGCGGCGCTGGAGGGCTCCGTCGCCCTGGGCACGTCGCTGGGACTGGGCGTGGAGGGGCGCGCCAAGGACCGGCGGGGGGGCAGCCGCGACTACTCGGACCTGATGGCGTCGGCCTTCGTGGAGTACGCCCCGGACGCCCGGCTGGCCCTGCGCCTGCGCGCGGGAGCGCAGCGCTTCCTCTACCGGCCGGACTTCGCCGCCAGCTTCGGCGGCCCCGCGGTGGGTTTCCTCGCGCGCTTCCGCATCGACCGCCGGCACGCCCTCTCCGCCTCTGGCGAGTATGGCTCGCGCCGCTACCCCTCCTCCGTGCGCTACCCGCCGGGGACGTCTCCGACGTGGACCGGGCGGCGGCAGGACGGCGCCCTGCTGGCGAGCGTGGGCTACACCTACAAGGGCCCGGTGGCGCTGGGGCTGACGTACACGTACCAGGAGGCCAGCTCCAACAGCTTCGGCGAGTCGGTGCAGCGCCACCGGCTGAGCGGCAGCGCCGGGGTACGCCTGCCCTGGAGGTTGATGCTGCTGGCCCAGGGCTCACTGGGTCTCAACCGCTACCCGGACGGCGTCTACCTCTCGCCCGACATCATCCTGCTCGAGGACGACGAGGCGCAGAACACGCTGTCGCTGAAGCTGGTCCGGCCCCTCAACGGACACCTGGACGTGGAGCTCTCGTTCGCGATGTACGGCACCCAACTGCCGCGCAACGAGCTGTACTACTTCCGCCAGGTGGGCGGAGTGGGCCTCACCTGGCGGCTGTGACCGGCCTCAGTCCAACCCGGACAGACGCTCGTCGATCTCCTCGGCGAGGCTGGCGTGGCTCTGGGCGAGCGCCGTATCCCGGGCACGGGTGAGCACCTCGCGGGCCTTCTGCGTCTGGCCGGCGCCCGCGTAGGCATCCCCCAGGGACACCAGGGCCGCGGCGTACGCGGGGTCCAACCGCACGGCCGTCTCCAGGGCCTGGGCCGCCTCGGCGTACTGCCGGCGCTCCAGGTAGGCCTTGCCCAGGGAGAAATGCGCCATGGGCGCGTCGGGAAACTCGGCCGCCATCTGCTTGAACTGCTCCAACCGGGCGTCGCTCATGGTCCGGTGATAGAGGAGAGGCATGTCCGTTGCCAAGCAAGACGTGCGCTCCCTCGCCGAGGCCGCCCGGGCGGCCTCCCGCGTGCTCGCCACCGCCCCCACCAGCCAGAAGGATGAGGCTCTCGGGGCCATGGCCCGCCACCTGCGCCAGGCCACCCCCGCCATCCTCGCCGCCAACGAGGCGGACATGGCCGCCGCGCGCACCGCCGGCAAGGGAGACGCCTTCCTGGACCGGCTGCTGCTGGATGCCTCGCGGGTGGAGGCCATGGCCCGGGCGGTGGAGTCGGTGGCCGGATTGAAGGACCCGGTGGGCGAGCAGACGGAGGAGTGGGACCGGCCCAACGGGCTGCACGTGCGCAAGGTGCGGCTGCCGCTGGGAGTGGTGTTGATGATTTATGAAGCCCGCCCCAACGTGACGAGCGACGCGGCGGCGCTGTGCCTCAAGAGTGGCAACGCGGCGCTGCTGCGCGGGGGGAGCGAGGCGGCGCGCTCCAACGCGGCGATCGCCTCGGCGCTGGCGGCGGGCGTCACCGAGGCGGGGCTGCCAGCGGCGTGCATCCAGCCGGTGCCCCCGGGCGAGCGCGAGACGCTGCTGGAGCTCTTGAAGCTGGAGGGATTGATTGATTTGTGCATCCCCCGGGGTGGAGAGGGGCTCATCCGCTTCGTGGCGGAGAACGCGCGGATTCCGGTGGTGAAGCACTACAAGGGCGTCTGCCACGTGTACGTGCATGGGGCGGCGGACCTGGAGATGGCCGCGCGCATCACCGTGAACGCGAAGACGAGCCGGCCGGGGGTGTGCAACGCCGCCGAGTGCCTGCTGGTGGACCGTTCGGTGGCGGAGCGCTTCCTGCCCCAGGTGGGCCGGGAGCTGGTGGCCAGGGGGGTGGAGCTGCACGGGGACGCGGCCACGGTGGAGGTGCTGGAGCGGGCCGGGGTGCCGGTGAAGCCGGCCTCGGAGGAGGACTGGGGGCGGGAGTTCCTGGACCTCGTCCTGGCGGTGCGGGTGGTGGACGGGCTGGACGCGGCGCTGGGACACATCGCCCGGTACGGTAGCGAACACACCGAGGCCATCGTCACGGCGGACGCGGCGGTGGCGGGGCGCTTCACCCGGGAGGCCCAGGCGAGCGCGGTGGTGTGGAACGCCTCCACCCGCTTCAACGACGGGGGCGAGCTGGGCCTGGGGGCGGAGATTGGGATTTCCACCAGTCGATTGCACGCTTTCGGGCCCATGGGCTTGCGAGAATTGACGAGTCAGAAGTACGTCATCCACGGGAACGGGCAGGTGCGCTAGGGTGGGCCCCAGGACACGTATGGCGACCAAGAAAACGGCGACGAAGAAGAAGACGGCGGCGAAGAAGAGCGCGGCGAAGACGCCGGCCGCCCGCAAGAAGCTGGCGACGAAGAAGACGGCGGCCAAGAAGCTGCCCGCCCGCAAGAAGACGGCGAAGAAGAAGGCCCTGACGCCAGCGGCGGTGCCCGCGGCTCCCGTGGAGAACCCGCGCGCCCATGCGCTGGCGCGCAAGATTGCCCACCTGCTGTCGGACAAGAAGGGCCTGGACATCGTCATCCTCGACGTGCGCGGGATGACGTCCTACGCGGACTACTTCGTGGTGGGCTCGGGCGAGAGCGACCGGCAGGTGTCCGCCATGGCGGAGCACGTGCTGATCAACCTCAAGGAGACGGAGAGCCTGCGCCCCATCGGCCACGAGGGCATGGAGACGGGCCAGTGGGTGCTGCTGGACTTCGGCGAGGTGGTGGCGCACCTCTTCTTCTCCGAGATGCGCGCCCACTATGACCTCGAGGGCCTCTGGGCGGACGCTCCGCGGGAGAAGGTGGCCTGAAGGTCCGGCTCCTCTCGATAGGCAAGGACCGCTCGGGCCTTTATGAGCCCGCGGTCCAGGAGTACGCCTCGCGCCTGACCCACTACACCCGCTTCGAGCTGCTGGAGCTGCCCGAAGCGGGTGGGAAGAAAGGCAAGGCGGGGGACGCCAAGGCCCTGGAGGCCGAGGCCATCCTCGCGCGCCGCAAGCCGCAGGACCTGCTGGTGGCGCTCGACGAGCGGGGCAAGCTGTTGGACTCGGTGGAGTTCAGCCGCTATGTGGGTCGCGCGCAGGATGGGGCGAAGGACCTGCTGCTCATCATCGGCGGTGACGAGGGCCTGGACGAGCGGGTGAGACAGTCCGCGGACCTGGTGCTCTCGCTGTCGAAGATGACGCTGCCGCACCGGCTGGCACGGGTCGTCCTGGTGGAGCAGCTCTACCGCGCCTTCACCCTTCTCAAGGGTGAGCCGTACCACAAGTAGCCGGCCCTCGCGCCTATCTGGCCGCCACGCCAGACAAGCCGTGCGCATCCATCGGCCAGGCCCAGGGGACGAGCACGACAAGCGCGGCGAGCGCCAACAGGGTGAGGGGCCCTCCGAGCCGGAAGAAGTCACTGAAGCGGTAGCGCCCGGGGCCGTACACCAGCAGACAGCTCGGCTCGAGCGGGGTGATGAACGAGCACGACGCGGCGAGCGCAATGCCCATGGCGAACGTGCGGGGGTTGACGTCCAGGCCCGCGGCGGCGCTCAACCCGATGGGCAACACCACGAGCGCGGCGGCCTGATTGCTCATCGGAATGGAGAGCACGACGGTCAGCACCATGAGGCAGAGCAGCACCAGGCGCGGCCCGCCCACGCCGGCGACCTCGGCCGCGAAGCTTCCGAGGAAGCGCCCCGCCCCGCTCTTATCCATGGCGAGACCGAGCGCCATCATCGAGCCGATCAGCAGCACCACCCGCCAGTCGATGCGGAACACGTGCCTCGGGTCCAGGCAGCCGGTGAGGACCATGAGGAGGACGCCCGCCATGCCCGCGACCGACAGGGGCACCGTCCCCACCGTGCCGAGGACGAGCGCGGTCGCGAAGAGGGAGATGGCGAGCAACGCCTTGGAGTGACGCGGAGCCTCGGTGATGGAGTCCCGCGCCCGTCCGTCCTCCTCGCCGACGCCCGTCCGGATGGGCAGGACCACTGGCGCCAGGAGGAAGAGGAGGACAATGCCGAGGAGCGCCACGGGAAGCCCCACCGGAGTGAGCTCGACCAGGCCGATGGGGCGCAGCCCGAGGCCGTCAAGGCGCGCGGAGACCACCAGGTTCGTCGAGGTCCCATACAGGAAGCTCATTCCCCCCAGGATGGAGGCGAAGGCGAGTGGCATGAGCACCCGGCTCCTGCGCAGGCCGACGGCCTTGGCGCCTCGGAGGGCGACCGGGAGGAAGGCCGCCGTGGTGATCGTGTTGGGGACGAAGGCCGAGAACACCACCACCAGCAGCATCAGCCCCAGGAGGAATCCCCGGGGGCCACGCCGGCTGAGGCGGGCCAGCCAGCCCCCGGCCCTGTGCATCACCCCGGTCGCCGACAGCCCCTGCGTCATCGCCAGGAGCGCGAAGATGAAGATGACCGTCTCGTTGGAGAACCCGGAGAAGGCCTCCGCCGGCGTGAGCACTCCCGTCAGCATGAGCAGGCAGACGATGGCGAGCGCCGTCACCTCGAGGGGAATCGTCTCCAGCGAGAAGAGGACGATGGCGATGAACACGATGGCCAGAACGAGTGCAATCCCAGTCATGTCGAAACGCTCCCAGAAGCAGAGAAGTGGGCCCACCTGGCCGCGGGCCCACCCCACCTCAGGCGGGAAGCGCGTACCGATGGGCGATGGCGCTACGGACCCGTCGGCGACTGTCCACCGCGGGGAGCTCGTAGTGCCGCTCGATGGCGGAGACCTCTCGGGCCAGCTCGTCGTCCCGGAGGACGTGCCGGATCCACCGTGAGTAGTCCCCGTGCCAGAGGTGGAAGAGCCACGTCCGCTCGTCCACCCCCTCCACCATCTGGCAGAAGCTGCTCAGGTTGTGGGCCCGCAGGTCGAGACTCCCCTCAGGCCCATGGAAGACGAAGCTCCCGGAGCCCAGGTCCCCCTCCACGTGCCCGTGGAGCAGGCGCAGGCGCTCCGCGCGCCCTGGCGGGACCCTCAGCCACACGGGCCAGCGCCCCTCGGTGATGAACCAGGCGAGCACTTCATCCTCCTGGCCGGCGCTGAGCCGGGTATCGGGAGAGGTCTCGTCGAGCGCCTCGGCCAACTGCCCGAGGGTCCGCGTGGGAGCCGGCCCGACCGCCACGGCGACATCCACCCGCCGAAGGAGGCAACGCGCCACCTCCCTCGGGTCCTCCACCACCAGGAGGGTCTCCCCCAGCTTCGAGGGGAGCCCCTCGGCACGCTCTCCGGCGGGCCACAGGTGCTGGGCTCCGTGGATGACGATCCAGTGCGGCCTCCCCGTCCGCTTGCGCATCAGCTCCAGTGCCGTGAACAGCTCGGAGCGGAAGCCCGGCTGCTCGTAGGGACGCAGCCCCGCGAGGTTGACCACGAGCTTCACCGAGGGGTCCGCCAGGGCGGCGATGACCTCGGACACGCGAGGCGCACGCAGCCGGCTTCCCAGCCTCACCATGTCCTCGCGCGGTTCGAAGGTCCCCAGGGGGTCGATGACACAGGGCTGGTACTTCTTCTGGATGATGCGCTCGAGGAACCCGAAGGCATAACGCGACCGTCCGCCGCCTCGCGGCCCCGCGACGAGGAGGTTGTCGCCATAGGCGGGAACGCACACCGCGTCTCCGACCCCATCGAAGCCGAGCAACAGCGCGTCATGGGGAATCCACCCCTTCGCCGCCTGGAGATCGTCGCGCACCAGGTCCTCGATGAGCTCGACCACCCCGGCCTCCGCCTTTTCTCTCGTCACGAAGGCAGCCCGCTCCTTGAGCGCGGGCAGGGCATCGGCCACGGCGACCGCGCACTCGCTCATCTCCAGGAGCGAATGGTCATTGGCCTCGCTCCCGATACCGACGACCTCGTGTGGAGACAGCCCGAGCGACAGGAGTGCCTCCTGGAGCCCCGCCCCCTTGTTGACGCCCGGAGGCACGGCCAGCGCCGACTCGCCACAGAAGAGGATCTGCAGCTCGAGACCGAGCTCGCGAACCGTCTCGACGAGGGCACACGCCTGCGACGCATGGGTGTAGACGACGACCCGGCCCCTCTCGATGGAGGAGGGCACACGCCGACGCAGAGCTCGCGTGAAGGACTCGGGAACGGGCTCGCGCAGGGACAGACTCTCGCGGCGGGTCGGCCAGTGCAGGACGGCGCCATTCTCCGCGATGACACAATCGAAGAGTTCCAGGCGGGGGCAGACCTCGGGCAGTTCCCCGAGCCGACGCGCGGTCACCAGGAGCGCGCGTCGTCCCGAGCTCCGCAGTTGCTCGAGCGCCGCCTCGATACGGCCGGCGGCGGCCAGGGTTCCATCCAGACTCATGGCCAGAGCCAGATAGCGCATGGGACCTCCGTTTCAGGTGAAGGACGTGAGAGAAAGGCCGCTTCGAGAATGCGGGTCCTGGCAAGGACCGGCATCGAGGGCGTGCCAGACGAGGACTCTTCCTCGCTCAACGACCGCTGGCGCCTCTAGGAAAGAGGAGCCGCGGCGCGGGAGAGAAGCCAGGCCGAGGCCCTGTGGAGCACGCACGAGCGCCGACACGCGCCTGCCCGGGACGTCTCATTCCTGTCGGGGGCTGGCGGTGGCAACGTGCGCATCTCGGCGATCCTGGGTTCACGACGATGCGCGGTCCACATCGTCCTCTTGGCCAACCCCTGCTCCGACGGGTTTGTTCCTCCGTCCCGGGGGTACACACCCGTGCGCTGGGGGCCTCCGGCCGTTGCATGGGGAGAACAAGCCGTTATAGTCGTGAGCTGGAACCCCGGGTGACCGAACTCATGATGACCCTCTGCCCAGCTCCGACGAAGGCCGGTACGCGCTGGGCCGTGGTGCGTCGAGTCCTGCCCGCCCATGGCCGGGCCACTGCCTGGCTTGGATTGCACGCCGCCCGCCCCCAGCTCTAGTCCCCGGCGCGCGGCGTTCCGCCCCCTTCGAAGACGGCCCTGACTCGCTCCTGGGTGACCCCTCGTCCTGACCGCCCGTGCGGTCGGACACGCAAGCCGCTCCGCGAGAGTGCCCGCCACCTTCCCCCACTGACCCAGGCCGCGAGCGCGGCCACTACCGCAGGAGGAGCATTGCCATGAGCAAAGAGCGACACATCATCGTCACGGAGACCGACCTCGAGCGACTCCAGCGTGTCATCGAGCTGCACGCCGACGGACGCAACGCCGAGCTGGCCGAAATGCTGGAGCAGGAGCTGGCCCGGGCCGAGGTGACGAGCTCCCAGGACGTCCCACCAGACGTGGTGACGATGAACAGCACCGTCGTCTTCGAGGATGCGGAGACGGGCGAGATCCGGCGGGTCACGCTCTGCTACCCGAAGGACGCTCGCAGCGACGAGGGCCGCATCTCCGTCATCGCTCCCATTGGGAGCGCCCTCCTGGGGCTGTCCGTGGGCCAGTCCATCCAATGGCCGGTCCCGGGCGGACGTACCAGGACGCTCCGCATCGTCGCGGTGCCGTACCAACCCGAGGCGTCAGGGCACTTCCACCTCTGACGCAGTGCTACCGGGCAGCTCGACCGCCCGTGCCGGCCCCCCACGTCAGGCACCGGACGCCGCGCGCGTCCGGCACGGCATGAACTCGCCCACTCCTCACGTCCGTGTCATTGCCTCGCCCCAGTCGTGGGTGGAGGGTGAAGCCATCCGACAGCTCGAAGCCGCCTCGCGACTTCCAGGCATGCGCTCCGCGGTGGGCTTGCCCGATCTCCACCCGGGCAAGGGGGCACCCGTGGGCGCCGCCTTCGCCTCCGAGGGCCTCTTCTATCCCTTCCTCGTCGGCAACGACATCGGCTGTGGCATGGGCCTCTGGGAGCTGGACCTGCCAGCACGCAAGGCGAAGCCGGAGCGCTGGGCGGCGAAGCTGGACCTGGATGGACCGTGGGGGGGCGACACGGATGCGGTGCTCGCCGACATGGGCGTGAAGCCCTGCGGCTTCGAGGCGGCGCTCGGCACGGTGGGCGGCGGCAACCACTTCGCCGAGGTGCAACGGGTGGACGCGGTGCACGACCCGAAGACCTTCACCTCGCTCGGCCTGGAATCGGATCGGCTCCTGTTGCTCGTCCACTCCGGCTCTCGCGGACTTGGCGAGGCCATCCTCCGGGCCCACGTGGACCGACATGGCACCGGGAGCCTCTCGGAGGACTCCGACGAGGCGCGCAAGTACCTCACCCGGCACGACCATGCCGTGGCCTGGGCGCGAGCCAATCGCGCCACCATCGCCGGACGGATGATGCAGGGCATCTGCGCGGCGGGACGGCGCGTGCTGGATGTCTGCCACAACAGCGTCACCCCGAAGCCCTTCGACGGGCACACCTGCTGGCTGCACCGCAAGGGCGCGGCGCCCTCGGACCAGGGACCGGTGGTGATTCCCGGCAGTCGCGGCTCGCTGAGCTACCTGGTGCTGCCCTTGGGCGACGGCGCGGGCCACGCCCACAGCCTGGCGCACGGAGCCGGCCGCAAGTGGACCCGCTCCAGTGCCCGCGAGCGCATGCGCGAGCGCTTCACCCCCGAGGCCCTCACGCGCACCTCCTTCAAGAGTCACGTCATCTGCGAGGATCGCGACCTGCTCTTCGAGGAGGCGCCTCCCGCGTACAAGGCCATCGA
This is a stretch of genomic DNA from Archangium violaceum. It encodes these proteins:
- a CDS encoding SLC13 family permease; the encoded protein is MTGIALVLAIVFIAIVLFSLETIPLEVTALAIVCLLMLTGVLTPAEAFSGFSNETVIFIFALLAMTQGLSATGVMHRAGGWLARLSRRGPRGFLLGLMLLVVVFSAFVPNTITTAAFLPVALRGAKAVGLRRSRVLMPLAFASILGGMSFLYGTSTNLVVSARLDGLGLRPIGLVELTPVGLPVALLGIVLLFLLAPVVLPIRTGVGEEDGRARDSITEAPRHSKALLAISLFATALVLGTVGTVPLSVAGMAGVLLMVLTGCLDPRHVFRIDWRVVLLIGSMMALGLAMDKSGAGRFLGSFAAEVAGVGGPRLVLLCLMVLTVVLSIPMSNQAAALVVLPIGLSAAAGLDVNPRTFAMGIALAASCSFITPLEPSCLLVYGPGRYRFSDFFRLGGPLTLLALAALVVLVPWAWPMDAHGLSGVAAR
- the rsfS gene encoding ribosome silencing factor — encoded protein: MATKKTATKKKTAAKKSAAKTPAARKKLATKKTAAKKLPARKKTAKKKALTPAAVPAAPVENPRAHALARKIAHLLSDKKGLDIVILDVRGMTSYADYFVVGSGESDRQVSAMAEHVLINLKETESLRPIGHEGMETGQWVLLDFGEVVAHLFFSEMRAHYDLEGLWADAPREKVA
- a CDS encoding 23S rRNA (pseudouridine(1915)-N(3))-methyltransferase RlmH, with the protein product MKVRLLSIGKDRSGLYEPAVQEYASRLTHYTRFELLELPEAGGKKGKAGDAKALEAEAILARRKPQDLLVALDERGKLLDSVEFSRYVGRAQDGAKDLLLIIGGDEGLDERVRQSADLVLSLSKMTLPHRLARVVLVEQLYRAFTLLKGEPYHK
- a CDS encoding glutamate-5-semialdehyde dehydrogenase is translated as MSVAKQDVRSLAEAARAASRVLATAPTSQKDEALGAMARHLRQATPAILAANEADMAAARTAGKGDAFLDRLLLDASRVEAMARAVESVAGLKDPVGEQTEEWDRPNGLHVRKVRLPLGVVLMIYEARPNVTSDAAALCLKSGNAALLRGGSEAARSNAAIASALAAGVTEAGLPAACIQPVPPGERETLLELLKLEGLIDLCIPRGGEGLIRFVAENARIPVVKHYKGVCHVYVHGAADLEMAARITVNAKTSRPGVCNAAECLLVDRSVAERFLPQVGRELVARGVELHGDAATVEVLERAGVPVKPASEEDWGREFLDLVLAVRVVDGLDAALGHIARYGSEHTEAIVTADAAVAGRFTREAQASAVVWNASTRFNDGGELGLGAEIGISTSRLHAFGPMGLRELTSQKYVIHGNGQVR
- the rnk gene encoding nucleoside diphosphate kinase regulator, whose amino-acid sequence is MSKERHIIVTETDLERLQRVIELHADGRNAELAEMLEQELARAEVTSSQDVPPDVVTMNSTVVFEDAETGEIRRVTLCYPKDARSDEGRISVIAPIGSALLGLSVGQSIQWPVPGGRTRTLRIVAVPYQPEASGHFHL
- a CDS encoding tetratricopeptide repeat protein, whose amino-acid sequence is MPLLYHRTMSDARLEQFKQMAAEFPDAPMAHFSLGKAYLERRQYAEAAQALETAVRLDPAYAAALVSLGDAYAGAGQTQKAREVLTRARDTALAQSHASLAEEIDERLSGLD
- a CDS encoding HAD family hydrolase; its protein translation is MRYLALAMSLDGTLAAAGRIEAALEQLRSSGRRALLVTARRLGELPEVCPRLELFDCVIAENGAVLHWPTRRESLSLREPVPESFTRALRRRVPSSIERGRVVVYTHASQACALVETVRELGLELQILFCGESALAVPPGVNKGAGLQEALLSLGLSPHEVVGIGSEANDHSLLEMSECAVAVADALPALKERAAFVTREKAEAGVVELIEDLVRDDLQAAKGWIPHDALLLGFDGVGDAVCVPAYGDNLLVAGPRGGGRSRYAFGFLERIIQKKYQPCVIDPLGTFEPREDMVRLGSRLRAPRVSEVIAALADPSVKLVVNLAGLRPYEQPGFRSELFTALELMRKRTGRPHWIVIHGAQHLWPAGERAEGLPSKLGETLLVVEDPREVARCLLRRVDVAVAVGPAPTRTLGQLAEALDETSPDTRLSAGQEDEVLAWFITEGRWPVWLRVPPGRAERLRLLHGHVEGDLGSGSFVFHGPEGSLDLRAHNLSSFCQMVEGVDERTWLFHLWHGDYSRWIRHVLRDDELAREVSAIERHYELPAVDSRRRVRSAIAHRYALPA
- a CDS encoding RNA ligase RtcB family protein, with protein sequence MNSPTPHVRVIASPQSWVEGEAIRQLEAASRLPGMRSAVGLPDLHPGKGAPVGAAFASEGLFYPFLVGNDIGCGMGLWELDLPARKAKPERWAAKLDLDGPWGGDTDAVLADMGVKPCGFEAALGTVGGGNHFAEVQRVDAVHDPKTFTSLGLESDRLLLLVHSGSRGLGEAILRAHVDRHGTGSLSEDSDEARKYLTRHDHAVAWARANRATIAGRMMQGICAAGRRVLDVCHNSVTPKPFDGHTCWLHRKGAAPSDQGPVVIPGSRGSLSYLVLPLGDGAGHAHSLAHGAGRKWTRSSARERMRERFTPEALTRTSFKSHVICEDRDLLFEEAPPAYKAIDRVVQDLVDAGLVRVVATLAPVLTYKTRSRKE